Proteins encoded together in one Desulfovibrio sp. UCD-KL4C window:
- a CDS encoding proline--tRNA ligase: MRLSRYYIPTLKEDPSDAEVVSHKLLMRAGMIRKVTSGIYNYLPLGLKSLNKVANIVREEMNRAYALEVLMPMVQPGDLWRESGRWDFYGKELLRVNDRHGRDYCLGPTHEEVVTDLVRGEVKSYKQLPINLYQIQTKFRDEIRPRFGLMRGREFVMKDGYSFDKDEAGAEESYRLMFEAYKKIFSRIGLRFRPVQADSGAIGGDFSHEFHVLADTGEDTIAVCQNETCGYAANLEKAKVNAPAGECACKAECPAIEEVATPGKHTVEEVCAFLEISADKLIKTLLFNVDGEPVAALVRGDREVNDVKLRNLMGGNEIDFASEDEVKEWTGAPVGFAGPVGLKVKRIFADHELCTSTDWVAGANKSDTHIKHLSLGRDCKIEKFADIRVITESDPCPDCGGKIEFTKGIEVGHVFKLGDKYSKKLEATFLDENGKSKPMIMGCYGIGVSRIVASAIEQNNDENGAIFPPSIAPFEVCMISLGGKDEAVNEKAAELYEQLVGMGIDVAYDDRKDRPGVKFAEADLIGYPMQLVLGGKGLKNGIIEAKNRKTGEKMELPLEGFTEAFTSWRAGIWQSWGLSL; the protein is encoded by the coding sequence ATGCGTTTAAGCCGTTATTACATACCGACATTAAAAGAAGATCCTTCCGATGCGGAAGTTGTTTCACATAAACTTCTTATGCGCGCTGGAATGATCCGCAAAGTCACCAGCGGAATTTATAATTACTTGCCACTTGGACTGAAGTCCTTGAACAAGGTTGCAAATATCGTTCGTGAAGAAATGAACCGTGCCTACGCGCTTGAAGTGCTTATGCCTATGGTTCAGCCTGGTGATTTGTGGAGAGAATCAGGTCGCTGGGATTTTTATGGCAAAGAACTGCTTAGAGTTAATGATCGTCACGGCCGTGACTATTGTCTCGGACCTACGCATGAAGAAGTTGTTACAGACCTCGTTCGCGGTGAAGTAAAATCATATAAGCAACTTCCGATTAATCTGTATCAGATTCAGACTAAATTCCGTGATGAAATCCGCCCTCGCTTCGGCCTGATGCGCGGTCGTGAATTTGTTATGAAAGACGGCTATTCCTTTGACAAGGATGAAGCCGGGGCAGAAGAATCTTATCGCTTGATGTTTGAAGCATATAAGAAAATATTTTCTCGCATCGGACTGCGTTTCCGCCCTGTTCAGGCCGATTCAGGGGCTATTGGCGGAGACTTTTCACATGAATTCCACGTTCTTGCTGATACAGGTGAAGATACAATTGCTGTTTGCCAGAATGAAACTTGCGGATATGCTGCCAACCTCGAAAAAGCAAAAGTGAATGCACCCGCAGGTGAATGCGCATGTAAAGCTGAGTGTCCCGCAATTGAAGAAGTTGCAACTCCAGGCAAGCACACTGTTGAAGAAGTTTGTGCATTTCTTGAAATTTCTGCTGATAAGCTGATTAAAACTCTGCTGTTTAATGTTGACGGAGAGCCTGTTGCGGCCCTTGTTCGCGGTGACCGCGAAGTCAACGATGTTAAGCTTAGAAATTTAATGGGCGGTAACGAAATTGACTTTGCTTCTGAAGACGAAGTTAAAGAATGGACAGGTGCTCCTGTTGGGTTTGCCGGACCTGTCGGTTTGAAAGTTAAACGTATTTTTGCAGATCATGAGCTTTGTACTTCTACCGATTGGGTTGCTGGAGCAAACAAAAGTGATACCCATATTAAACACCTTTCTCTTGGACGTGATTGCAAGATTGAAAAATTTGCTGATATTCGAGTAATAACCGAAAGTGATCCTTGCCCTGACTGTGGTGGCAAGATTGAGTTCACTAAAGGAATCGAAGTCGGCCATGTTTTCAAACTTGGTGATAAGTATTCCAAAAAATTGGAAGCTACTTTTCTTGATGAAAATGGCAAAAGCAAACCGATGATCATGGGCTGCTATGGTATCGGTGTTTCTCGTATTGTAGCTTCTGCAATTGAACAGAATAATGATGAGAACGGAGCTATATTCCCTCCTTCCATCGCTCCTTTTGAAGTCTGCATGATTTCTCTTGGCGGTAAAGATGAAGCTGTGAACGAAAAAGCCGCGGAACTTTATGAGCAGCTTGTGGGAATGGGGATTGATGTTGCTTATGATGATCGCAAAGATAGGCCTGGCGTAAAATTCGCTGAAGCTGATCTCATCGGTTATCCTATGCAGTTGGTTCTTGGCGGCAAAGGTCTTAAAAATGGCATTATTGAAGCCAAGAATCGCAAAACAGGCGAAAAAATGGAACTTCCATTGGAAGGATTTACAGAAGCATTTACTTCATGGCGTGCAGGAATCTGGCAGTCATGGGGACTTTCTTTATAA
- the dxs gene encoding 1-deoxy-D-xylulose-5-phosphate synthase: MSSFEKSCNCGDYPLLKSIKNPVQVQALGKEELVQLADELRQCIINTVSKSGGHLAPSLGVIELTLALFKCFDFDTDRIVWDVGHQAYAHKILTGRYEQFHTLRQKDGISGFPRMAESPYDHFGVGHSSTSISAALGMAVANDLDGGGRNCVAVIGDGSMTAGQAFEGLNQAGGMKRKMVVVLNDNEMSISANVGALSSFLSRKLSHPVLTRFKKDFENILKQIPKIGDDLAMYARRGEDSFKSFFTPGMLFEALDFTYLGPIDGHNTEDLIEVFEQVKKLDTPVLVHVLTKKGKGYAPAEENPTHFHGVGSFQPETGMAAKFKGGLPSYTEVFGNTLCQLAAKDDKIMAITAAMPEGTGTDCFRKNYPDRFVDVGICEQHAVTFAAGLATMGYKPAVAIYATFFQRAYDQIVHDVCLQNLNVNFFLDRGGLVGADGATHHGVFDMSFMRHIPNLIYMAPKDEAELARMVATAFNFNGPAAVRYPRGVGIGAIMDKEPSLLEIGEGELLRDGFDGVIITLGSRVWPAVEAVEELDDEHGVSIAIFNTRFLKPLPEKQLLELASRFKRIVIVEENAKAGGFSSAVVEFLVDADVLDGHHIKRLGIPDQFIEHGTQKELREEIGIDKNGMKKAMLELLDKK; the protein is encoded by the coding sequence ATGAGCAGCTTTGAAAAGTCTTGTAATTGCGGAGATTATCCTCTGCTTAAAAGTATAAAGAATCCTGTACAGGTTCAGGCTCTTGGAAAAGAAGAGCTGGTTCAGCTTGCTGATGAACTTAGGCAGTGTATTATAAATACCGTTTCCAAGAGCGGTGGGCATCTTGCCCCTTCTCTTGGTGTAATTGAGTTAACTCTTGCACTTTTTAAGTGTTTTGACTTTGATACTGACCGTATCGTCTGGGATGTAGGTCATCAGGCGTATGCCCATAAAATTTTGACCGGGCGTTATGAGCAGTTTCATACACTGCGCCAAAAAGATGGGATCAGCGGTTTTCCGCGTATGGCAGAAAGCCCTTATGACCATTTTGGTGTTGGGCATTCAAGTACGTCTATTTCTGCGGCTCTTGGTATGGCTGTTGCCAATGACCTTGATGGCGGAGGGCGTAATTGTGTTGCTGTTATAGGTGATGGATCAATGACTGCCGGACAGGCTTTTGAAGGTCTTAATCAGGCCGGAGGAATGAAGCGCAAGATGGTTGTTGTTTTAAACGATAATGAGATGTCTATTTCTGCTAACGTTGGCGCGTTGTCCTCGTTCCTCAGTCGTAAACTGTCGCACCCTGTTTTGACCAGATTCAAAAAAGATTTTGAAAATATTCTAAAACAGATTCCAAAAATCGGTGACGATTTGGCGATGTATGCCAGACGCGGAGAAGATTCTTTCAAAAGTTTCTTTACACCTGGAATGCTTTTTGAGGCACTTGATTTTACCTATTTAGGTCCGATTGACGGTCATAACACTGAGGATCTTATTGAAGTTTTCGAGCAGGTTAAAAAACTTGATACTCCTGTGTTGGTCCATGTTCTGACTAAAAAAGGTAAAGGTTATGCACCTGCGGAAGAAAACCCTACTCATTTTCATGGTGTAGGTAGTTTTCAGCCTGAAACAGGGATGGCTGCCAAGTTTAAAGGTGGATTACCTTCATATACTGAAGTATTCGGTAATACTCTTTGTCAGCTTGCAGCGAAAGATGACAAGATCATGGCCATTACCGCTGCAATGCCCGAAGGGACTGGAACTGATTGCTTCAGAAAAAATTATCCGGACAGATTTGTTGACGTCGGTATTTGTGAACAGCATGCGGTTACTTTTGCCGCAGGACTTGCAACCATGGGCTATAAGCCTGCTGTTGCAATTTATGCGACATTCTTCCAAAGAGCTTATGATCAAATCGTGCATGACGTTTGTCTGCAAAATCTGAATGTAAACTTTTTCTTAGATCGCGGTGGGCTGGTCGGTGCTGATGGTGCAACTCATCATGGCGTATTTGATATGTCTTTTATGCGTCATATTCCAAACCTTATCTACATGGCTCCTAAAGATGAAGCAGAGCTTGCACGTATGGTTGCGACCGCTTTCAACTTTAATGGCCCAGCAGCAGTACGCTATCCACGCGGAGTTGGAATCGGAGCAATCATGGACAAAGAACCTTCTTTGCTTGAAATAGGTGAAGGGGAGCTTCTGCGTGATGGATTTGACGGAGTAATTATTACTCTGGGATCAAGAGTCTGGCCTGCTGTTGAAGCTGTTGAAGAGCTTGATGACGAGCATGGAGTCTCCATTGCTATTTTCAACACTCGCTTTTTGAAGCCGTTGCCTGAAAAACAACTTCTGGAATTGGCTTCCCGCTTTAAAAGGATCGTCATTGTTGAAGAAAATGCTAAAGCAGGCGGATTCAGTTCAGCTGTTGTTGAGTTTTTAGTTGATGCAGATGTGCTTGACGGACATCATATTAAACGTTTGGGTATTCCTGACCAGTTTATTGAGCATGGAACACAGAAAGAACTCCGTGAAGAAATCGGAATAGATAAAAACGGAATGAAAAAAGCAATGCTTGAGCTACTTGATAAAAAATAA
- a CDS encoding exodeoxyribonuclease VII small subunit, with amino-acid sequence MKDNKNFEERLERLKVIVAGLEQGDLPLEEGVALFKEGQSLAKKCADQLQKAANEVKIVGDGLIKDFEVKVENEDMTDDN; translated from the coding sequence ATGAAAGATAATAAAAATTTTGAAGAAAGACTGGAGCGTTTGAAAGTAATTGTTGCAGGTCTTGAACAAGGTGATCTGCCCCTTGAAGAGGGCGTTGCCCTTTTTAAAGAAGGACAGTCGCTTGCTAAAAAATGTGCGGATCAGCTCCAGAAAGCCGCGAATGAAGTTAAAATTGTTGGTGACGGATTAATTAAAGATTTTGAAGTTAAAGTTGAAAATGAGGATATGACTGATGACAATTAA
- the xseA gene encoding exodeoxyribonuclease VII large subunit, whose amino-acid sequence MRIFSVSDITRAVKDVLETEFPFIWVKGQVTNLARPASGHVYFTLTDGDAGLSVVWFKGNQRGGVGDDSEKINPLTGEVESGEAIKLEDGMEILCAGHMNVYPPRGAYQLIAELIQEQGVGDLRLAFEAMKRKLADKGYFDEDRKMEIPRSSSKVAVVTAPSGAAIMDFLRIAQVRGTGAEIRIYPTLVQGDKAPAQIAKAIGKVCEDGWAEVLVLIRGGGSLEDLWAFNTESVADALFSSTVPVVCGVGHEVDISIADYVADKRVATPSHAAQELWPRRETLMQSVDELESKLVRSYKNFLEVRNSRLETLRKGLTWLSPSQKIDRLLSSFSEEKLRLKRAADLFTKRKSSELEALMHRLTNVLDERHFETLDKEIFDLSARLERSGKVFIDNKFSEFDSMANSLRMLDPEMPLERGYSLVTVEKSGTFLRSPDEVVNGDGLRVRVKSGEIRAKVVTK is encoded by the coding sequence ATGAGAATATTTTCAGTCAGTGATATTACCCGCGCCGTTAAGGACGTTCTTGAGACCGAGTTCCCGTTTATATGGGTAAAAGGACAGGTCACTAATCTTGCACGCCCTGCATCCGGTCATGTTTATTTTACGCTGACAGATGGTGATGCAGGGTTGTCCGTAGTTTGGTTTAAGGGAAATCAACGCGGTGGAGTCGGTGACGACTCTGAAAAAATCAATCCTTTGACTGGTGAAGTCGAATCAGGGGAAGCCATTAAGCTTGAGGATGGCATGGAGATTCTCTGCGCTGGACACATGAATGTGTATCCGCCGCGTGGAGCATATCAGCTTATTGCAGAGCTGATTCAGGAACAGGGCGTTGGTGATTTAAGACTTGCTTTTGAAGCCATGAAGCGCAAACTGGCTGACAAAGGATATTTTGATGAAGATCGCAAAATGGAGATTCCGCGTTCTTCATCAAAAGTTGCAGTTGTAACGGCTCCGTCAGGAGCGGCTATAATGGATTTTTTGCGCATAGCGCAGGTCCGCGGAACCGGCGCTGAGATCAGAATTTATCCTACTCTGGTTCAGGGAGATAAAGCTCCCGCTCAGATTGCGAAAGCCATTGGTAAAGTCTGCGAAGATGGGTGGGCCGAAGTTCTGGTACTGATTCGCGGTGGCGGTTCACTTGAGGATTTGTGGGCGTTTAATACCGAGTCTGTTGCGGACGCTCTTTTCAGCTCCACTGTCCCGGTTGTCTGCGGAGTTGGGCATGAAGTAGATATTTCTATTGCCGATTATGTTGCAGATAAACGGGTTGCAACGCCGAGTCACGCTGCTCAGGAACTCTGGCCCAGACGTGAAACTCTTATGCAGAGTGTTGATGAGCTGGAAAGTAAATTGGTTCGGAGTTACAAAAATTTTCTTGAAGTCAGGAATTCCAGACTTGAAACTTTGCGAAAGGGGCTGACATGGCTTTCACCTTCGCAAAAAATTGATAGACTTCTCAGCTCCTTCAGTGAGGAAAAACTTAGACTGAAAAGGGCTGCTGATCTTTTTACTAAGCGTAAATCTTCAGAGCTTGAGGCTCTGATGCATAGACTTACCAATGTACTTGATGAAAGACATTTTGAAACTCTTGATAAAGAAATATTCGATCTTTCCGCCAGACTCGAGAGAAGCGGCAAGGTCTTTATAGATAATAAATTTTCTGAATTTGACAGTATGGCTAATTCCCTGCGAATGCTTGATCCTGAAATGCCCCTTGAACGCGGGTATAGCCTTGTTACTGTTGAAAAGAGCGGAACATTTTTGCGAAGCCCTGATGAAGTTGTGAATGGTGACGGACTTCGCGTTCGCGTGAAATCCGGTGAAATCCGTGCGAAAGTTGTGACCAAATGA
- a CDS encoding M23 family metallopeptidase, protein MKTFILALVCCLFFASSAFAAVSLAYPQKAGLGEPFLVRITSDTNLDSVSAKWLGATVQPEIKNWKGKSVALVMFGTDVLNDKAGKKTLAISVVENGKERIFKRKIKIYNKKYKVQRLTLPEKMVTPPKEVLERIRHDRVEVKAAKETQSAKRMWFVPFQKPTKGSQSSPYGARRILNGKPKNPHRGLDFRGAKGTAVHAMADGKVILVSSHYYAGNSIYIDHGNGVVTMYFHLSRFGVKEGDMVVRGQTIGRIGSTGRVTGPHLHVSVSVQGRLVDPNFLLKKNTDKLLGL, encoded by the coding sequence ATGAAAACTTTTATTCTTGCTTTAGTCTGTTGTTTATTTTTTGCGTCGTCAGCATTTGCAGCTGTTTCTTTGGCTTATCCTCAGAAAGCTGGGCTTGGCGAACCTTTTCTGGTCAGAATAACTTCTGATACAAATTTAGATTCAGTTTCAGCAAAGTGGCTCGGAGCTACAGTTCAGCCGGAAATTAAAAATTGGAAAGGAAAATCTGTAGCCCTTGTAATGTTCGGAACAGATGTCCTTAACGATAAAGCCGGTAAAAAAACTCTGGCTATAAGTGTTGTTGAGAATGGGAAAGAACGTATTTTTAAGCGTAAAATTAAAATTTATAATAAGAAATATAAAGTGCAGCGGCTGACTCTTCCAGAAAAGATGGTAACTCCGCCTAAAGAAGTTCTTGAGCGCATCAGGCATGACCGTGTAGAGGTTAAAGCTGCAAAGGAAACTCAGTCTGCAAAAAGGATGTGGTTTGTTCCTTTTCAGAAACCTACAAAAGGTTCACAGTCAAGTCCTTACGGGGCTAGAAGAATTTTGAACGGCAAGCCGAAAAATCCTCATCGCGGACTTGATTTTAGAGGGGCTAAAGGCACGGCTGTTCATGCAATGGCTGACGGAAAAGTTATTCTTGTTAGCAGTCATTACTATGCCGGAAATAGTATCTACATTGATCATGGAAACGGGGTTGTTACGATGTATTTCCATCTTTCGCGATTCGGTGTTAAGGAAGGCGACATGGTTGTACGCGGGCAGACTATCGGCCGTATCGGATCGACAGGAAGGGTAACCGGACCACATCTGCATGTAAGTGTAAGCGTACAAGGACGACTGGTTGATCCAAACTTTCTACTTAAAAAGAACACTGATAAGCTGCTCGGTCTTTAG
- a CDS encoding polyprenyl synthetase family protein, protein MTIKEKLVVHAAEVEQYLAGCLKGRGIPYGLLESMDYSLLAGGKRLRPVLSLVWAQMLGAQKEAVMPFAASLELIHTYSLIHDDLPAMDDDDLRRGKPSNHKKFDEATAILAGDGLLTEAFGLMTQAKAPAEVVVEAISLAAYSAGACGMVGGQAIDMSYTGRNGVTLDELKVMHAKKTGALILASCKSGAILARGVGATDDDVRRAEEYGRLIGVAFQIVDDVLDVVGDEASLGKPVGSDEEQGKSTYPSLIGLEESKELARKYVDEAVELLSPYSGAEADLLSELAQYIVDRVY, encoded by the coding sequence ATGACAATTAAAGAAAAACTTGTAGTTCATGCTGCAGAAGTTGAGCAATATCTTGCAGGGTGTCTTAAAGGTCGCGGCATACCTTATGGTCTGCTTGAATCAATGGATTACAGTCTTCTTGCAGGTGGTAAACGGCTTCGCCCTGTACTGTCACTTGTATGGGCCCAAATGCTTGGAGCGCAGAAAGAAGCGGTTATGCCTTTTGCAGCAAGTCTTGAGCTTATCCATACCTATTCTTTAATCCATGATGATCTTCCAGCAATGGATGATGATGACTTGAGACGCGGTAAGCCTTCCAATCATAAAAAATTTGATGAAGCCACAGCAATTCTTGCCGGAGACGGACTTCTTACAGAAGCTTTTGGTCTTATGACGCAGGCAAAAGCTCCAGCAGAAGTCGTAGTTGAAGCGATCAGCCTTGCGGCTTATTCTGCAGGAGCTTGCGGAATGGTTGGTGGTCAGGCTATTGATATGAGCTATACCGGACGCAACGGCGTAACTCTTGACGAACTCAAAGTTATGCATGCAAAGAAAACCGGAGCATTGATTCTTGCCTCCTGTAAGTCAGGTGCTATTCTTGCCAGGGGCGTCGGCGCAACTGATGATGATGTCAGACGGGCAGAAGAGTACGGTCGTTTGATCGGTGTTGCATTTCAGATTGTAGATGATGTTCTCGATGTTGTGGGCGATGAAGCTTCCCTTGGTAAGCCTGTGGGAAGTGACGAAGAACAGGGTAAATCTACTTACCCCAGTTTGATTGGACTTGAAGAAAGTAAAGAGCTTGCCCGTAAATATGTGGATGAAGCAGTGGAACTTCTTTCCCCGTACTCAGGCGCAGAAGCTGATTTGTTGTCAGAGCTTGCTCAATATATAGTTGATAGAGTTTATTAA